The following proteins are encoded in a genomic region of Protaetiibacter sp. SSC-01:
- a CDS encoding response regulator transcription factor, translating to MTRVLLVDDQTLVRTGFRVILDAQPDLEVVGEAGDGLEAIAASAELAPDVVCMDVQMPGLDGLEATRRITASPEAPAVLVLTTFDRDEYLFQALEAGASGFLLKTASPEQLVDAVRVLAAGDALLSPAVTRRVIERFGTASASPPDPGFEELTEREADVFRLLADGLSNAEIAARLYVGEATVKTHISNILLKLGVRDRVQAVVHAYRSGFVRP from the coding sequence ATGACGCGCGTGCTGCTCGTCGACGACCAGACGCTCGTGCGCACGGGCTTCCGCGTCATCCTCGACGCCCAGCCCGACCTCGAGGTCGTCGGGGAGGCGGGTGACGGGCTCGAGGCGATCGCCGCATCCGCCGAGCTCGCGCCCGACGTCGTGTGCATGGACGTGCAGATGCCCGGGCTCGACGGGCTCGAGGCGACGCGGCGCATCACGGCGTCGCCCGAGGCGCCCGCGGTGCTCGTGCTCACGACCTTCGACCGCGACGAGTACCTGTTCCAGGCGCTCGAGGCGGGCGCATCCGGGTTCCTGCTCAAGACGGCGAGCCCCGAGCAGCTCGTCGACGCCGTGCGCGTGCTCGCGGCGGGCGACGCCCTGCTCTCCCCGGCCGTGACGCGACGCGTCATCGAGCGCTTCGGCACGGCATCCGCGTCGCCGCCCGACCCGGGGTTCGAGGAGCTCACGGAGCGCGAGGCCGACGTGTTCCGGCTGCTCGCCGACGGTCTCTCGAACGCCGAGATCGCGGCGCGGCTGTACGTCGGCGAGGCGACCGTCAAGACGCACATCTCCAACATCCTGCTCAAGCTCGGGGTGCGCGACCGCGTTCAGGCCGTCGTGCACGCCTACCGCTCGGGGTTCGTGCGCCCCTGA
- a CDS encoding ABC transporter permease: protein MTTAHAPAARPYSTGRSVWLVAQREIMVRLRSVAFLVSTGLMLVLLLGSIVVSALVSANAPDPKVAVVAGATLPDGADLDAQDVATRADAEALLREGEVDAAILPSDSTLGFTVLGDDSVPTGVVQALSVTPDVELLDASGAAEFLGYIVAIGFGLIFFLSAMTFGSTIAQSVVEEKQTRIVEILLATIPTRVLLAGKIIGTTILALGQVALLLAIAIVSLSVTGQSELLLGLGMPFVWFAIFFVFGFVLLASLFAATGAMVSRLEDIGSTTTPVTMLVMIPYFAVVFFNDNPVVVTVMSYVPFSAPIGMPLRLFTGDAQWWEPLLSLGILVGTCLAVIALGARIYENSLLRLGQRVKLAEALKG from the coding sequence ATGACCACGGCACACGCCCCCGCCGCCCGCCCCTACTCGACGGGACGCAGCGTCTGGCTCGTCGCCCAGCGCGAGATCATGGTGCGCCTGCGCTCGGTCGCGTTCCTCGTGTCGACGGGGCTCATGCTCGTGCTGCTGCTCGGCTCGATCGTCGTGAGCGCCCTCGTGTCGGCGAACGCGCCCGACCCGAAGGTCGCGGTCGTCGCGGGGGCCACGCTGCCGGATGGCGCGGACCTCGACGCCCAGGATGTCGCGACGCGTGCGGATGCCGAGGCGCTCCTGCGCGAGGGCGAGGTCGACGCGGCCATCCTCCCGTCCGACAGCACGCTCGGCTTCACCGTGCTCGGCGACGACAGCGTGCCGACGGGCGTCGTGCAGGCGCTCAGCGTGACGCCCGACGTGGAGCTGCTCGACGCATCCGGTGCCGCCGAGTTCCTCGGCTACATCGTGGCGATCGGCTTCGGGCTCATCTTCTTCCTCTCGGCGATGACATTCGGCTCGACCATCGCGCAGTCGGTCGTCGAGGAGAAGCAGACCCGCATCGTCGAGATCCTGCTCGCGACGATCCCCACGCGCGTGCTGCTCGCGGGCAAGATCATCGGCACGACGATCCTCGCGCTCGGCCAGGTGGCGCTGCTGCTCGCGATCGCGATCGTGTCGCTCAGCGTCACAGGACAGAGCGAGCTGCTGCTGGGGCTCGGCATGCCGTTCGTGTGGTTCGCGATCTTCTTCGTGTTCGGCTTCGTGCTGCTCGCGTCGCTCTTCGCCGCGACGGGCGCGATGGTGTCGCGCCTCGAGGACATCGGCTCGACGACGACGCCCGTCACGATGCTCGTGATGATCCCCTACTTCGCGGTCGTGTTCTTCAACGACAACCCGGTCGTCGTGACCGTCATGTCGTACGTGCCGTTCTCGGCGCCCATCGGGATGCCGCTGCGCCTGTTCACGGGCGACGCGCAGTGGTGGGAGCCGCTGCTGTCGCTCGGCATCCTCGTGGGCACGTGCCTCGCGGTCATCGCGCTCGGCGCCCGCATCTACGAGAACTCGCTCCTGCGGCTCGGGCAGCGTGTCAAGCTCGCCGAGGCCCTCAAGGGTTAG
- a CDS encoding low specificity L-threonine aldolase, translating to MTLHDSDFRGFASDNYAGIHPEVLDAIADANGGHQISYGEDVYTARLGEVIRAEFGERAEVFPVFNGTGANVVSLTALLPRWGSVVATSTAHIHTDEGGAPEKVAGLKLFVVPTPDGKLTPELLATEAWGMDDEHRAEPAAVSITQTTELGTLYTPDEVRAIVDAAHAAGLAVHMDGARIWNAAAALGVPFRAFTTDAGVDILSFGGTKIGALGVEAIVVLNPERVADIVRLRKTTMQLASKMRFFSAQLLALFDGVGLRAAGHANAMAARLRAALEAGIADGSIPNLSFSQATQANAVFAVLPNDAADRIRARFRFYDWDRAAGQVRWMTAFDTTEADIDAFVAAIREELAR from the coding sequence GTGACTCTGCACGACAGCGACTTCCGCGGCTTCGCGAGCGACAACTACGCCGGCATCCACCCGGAGGTGCTCGACGCGATCGCGGATGCCAACGGCGGCCACCAGATCTCGTACGGCGAGGACGTCTACACGGCCCGCCTCGGCGAGGTGATCCGCGCCGAGTTCGGCGAGCGCGCGGAGGTGTTCCCCGTGTTCAACGGCACGGGCGCCAACGTCGTGTCGCTCACGGCGCTCCTGCCGCGCTGGGGTTCGGTCGTCGCGACGAGCACGGCCCACATCCACACGGATGAGGGCGGAGCCCCCGAGAAGGTCGCGGGCCTCAAGCTCTTCGTCGTGCCGACGCCCGACGGCAAGCTCACGCCCGAGCTGCTCGCGACCGAGGCGTGGGGCATGGACGACGAGCACCGCGCCGAGCCCGCCGCCGTGTCGATCACCCAGACCACCGAGCTCGGCACCCTCTACACGCCCGACGAGGTGCGCGCGATCGTCGACGCCGCCCACGCCGCCGGCCTCGCCGTGCACATGGACGGCGCCCGCATCTGGAACGCCGCGGCCGCCCTCGGCGTGCCGTTCCGCGCGTTCACGACGGATGCCGGGGTCGACATCCTGAGCTTCGGCGGCACCAAGATCGGCGCGCTCGGCGTGGAGGCGATCGTCGTGCTGAACCCCGAACGCGTCGCCGACATCGTGCGCCTGCGGAAGACGACGATGCAGCTCGCGAGCAAGATGCGCTTCTTCAGCGCGCAGCTGCTCGCACTCTTCGACGGCGTCGGCTTGCGGGCGGCCGGCCACGCCAACGCGATGGCGGCGCGCCTCCGCGCGGCGCTCGAGGCGGGCATCGCCGACGGCTCGATCCCGAACCTCTCGTTCAGCCAGGCGACCCAGGCGAACGCGGTGTTCGCGGTGCTGCCGAACGACGCGGCCGACCGCATCCGGGCGCGCTTCCGCTTCTACGACTGGGATCGCGCGGCCGGCCAGGTGCGCTGGATGACGGCCTTCGACACGACCGAGGCCGACATCGACGCGTTCGTCGCCGCCATCCGCGAGGAGCTCGCGCGCTGA
- a CDS encoding long-chain-fatty-acid--CoA ligase, translated as MTRSPAEKPWLDSYAPGVPHELDIPAGSLSNLIAESVETYPKNVALEFFGRETSYAELGADIRRAAEGLRRLGVKAGDRVAIILPNCPQHVVAFYAVLRLGAIVVEHNPLYTPRELRHQFEDHHARVAIAWDKTVPTLQDFPRDLALDAIVSVDMTRAFPLKMRALLKLPLDKARKSRAELTTEVHGTTPWEKLLDGPEIPETVPRPDAEDVALIQYTSGTTGNPKGATLSHRNLMANAAQARAWVPSIQRGTASVHAVLPLFHAYGLTLSLTFAMSMGARLVLFPKPDPDLVIPVFKKRPPTFLPAVPPLYDRLRKAAEERGVSLEGIEIAISGAMPLSKEVVEPWEALTGGYLVEGYGLSECSPVLMANPVAPNRRAGTVGLPLPGTEVRVVDPDDPTVDVEPGTPGELVVKGPQVFSGYWNKPEATAEVFTEGWFRTGDIVSVDDDGFVTITDRIKELVITGGFNVSPSEVEETLRKYEGIVDVAIVGIPNARDGEHVVAAVVPAPGAHIDTDALRAWAKQQLAAYKVPRRVHLVDELPKSMIGKVLRRKVRDQLIESGAEKGTK; from the coding sequence GTGACTCGGTCGCCCGCAGAGAAGCCCTGGCTCGACTCGTACGCCCCCGGCGTGCCGCATGAGCTCGACATCCCCGCCGGATCGCTGTCGAACCTCATCGCCGAGTCGGTCGAGACCTATCCCAAGAACGTCGCGCTCGAGTTCTTCGGCCGCGAGACCAGCTACGCCGAGCTCGGCGCCGACATCCGCCGCGCCGCGGAGGGCCTGCGCCGCCTCGGCGTGAAGGCCGGCGACCGCGTCGCCATCATCCTGCCGAACTGCCCGCAGCACGTCGTCGCGTTCTACGCGGTGCTGCGCCTCGGCGCGATCGTCGTCGAGCACAACCCGCTCTACACGCCGCGCGAGCTGCGACACCAGTTCGAGGACCACCACGCGCGCGTCGCGATCGCGTGGGACAAGACGGTGCCGACGCTGCAGGACTTCCCCCGCGACCTCGCGCTCGACGCGATCGTCTCCGTCGACATGACGCGCGCGTTCCCGCTCAAGATGCGCGCCCTGCTCAAGCTCCCCCTCGACAAGGCCCGCAAGAGCCGCGCCGAGCTCACGACCGAGGTGCACGGCACGACGCCGTGGGAGAAGCTGCTCGACGGCCCCGAGATCCCCGAGACGGTGCCGCGTCCGGATGCCGAGGACGTCGCGCTCATCCAGTACACGAGCGGCACGACCGGCAACCCCAAGGGGGCCACCCTCAGCCACCGCAACCTCATGGCGAACGCCGCCCAGGCGCGCGCGTGGGTGCCGTCCATCCAGCGGGGCACGGCATCCGTGCACGCGGTGCTACCGCTCTTCCACGCCTACGGCCTCACACTGAGCCTCACCTTCGCGATGAGCATGGGCGCGCGGCTCGTGCTGTTCCCGAAGCCCGACCCCGACCTCGTCATCCCCGTCTTCAAGAAGCGACCGCCGACGTTCCTGCCCGCCGTGCCGCCGCTCTACGACCGGCTGCGCAAGGCCGCCGAGGAGCGCGGCGTCTCGCTCGAGGGCATCGAGATCGCGATCTCGGGCGCCATGCCGCTCTCGAAGGAGGTCGTCGAGCCGTGGGAGGCCCTCACCGGCGGCTACCTTGTTGAGGGTTACGGCCTCTCCGAGTGCTCCCCCGTGCTCATGGCGAACCCCGTCGCGCCGAACCGCCGCGCGGGCACCGTCGGCCTGCCGCTGCCCGGCACCGAGGTGCGCGTCGTCGACCCCGACGACCCCACGGTCGACGTCGAGCCGGGCACGCCCGGCGAGCTCGTCGTGAAGGGTCCGCAGGTCTTCTCCGGGTACTGGAACAAGCCCGAGGCGACGGCCGAGGTGTTCACCGAGGGCTGGTTCCGCACGGGCGACATCGTGAGCGTCGACGACGACGGCTTCGTCACGATCACCGACCGCATCAAGGAGCTCGTCATCACGGGCGGCTTCAACGTGTCGCCGTCCGAGGTGGAGGAGACCCTGCGCAAGTACGAGGGCATCGTGGATGTCGCGATCGTCGGCATCCCGAACGCGCGCGACGGCGAGCACGTCGTGGCCGCGGTCGTGCCGGCGCCCGGCGCGCACATCGACACGGATGCGCTGCGCGCGTGGGCGAAGCAGCAGCTCGCCGCCTACAAGGTGCCGCGCCGCGTGCACCTCGTCGACGAGCTTCCCAAATCGATGATCGGCAAGGTGCTGCGCCGCAAGGTGCGCGACCAGCTGATCGAATCCGGAGCAGAGAAGGGCACCAAGTGA
- a CDS encoding LLM class F420-dependent oxidoreductase, which yields MKFGIFIPQGWRFDLVGIDPARHWGVMHDLAQSAEAGPWESLWVYDHFHTTPVPSEEATHEAWTLMAAFAASTSRIRLGQMCTCVAYRNPAYLAKVAATVDLISNGRLEMGIGAGWYEHEWRAYGYGFPDAPARLRALREGVEVMHQAWTTGTATLDGEFWQVDGAIVEPRPLQEGGIPFWVAGGGEKVTLKIAAQYAKYTNFNGGAEEFARKSEILRGHCEKLGTDFDAITRSSNFNTIIAETPVEVQRKVDAYEARLATHIGDAKAAEIVSQYRGVDSKEGIAGTPDEVIEVLRERQELGLGYSIHYFPDSAYDRSGVELFEKTVIPALS from the coding sequence GTGAAGTTCGGCATCTTCATCCCGCAGGGCTGGCGTTTCGACCTCGTGGGGATCGACCCCGCGAGGCACTGGGGCGTCATGCACGACCTCGCGCAGTCGGCCGAGGCCGGCCCGTGGGAGTCGCTGTGGGTGTACGACCACTTCCACACGACGCCCGTGCCGAGCGAGGAGGCGACCCACGAGGCGTGGACGCTCATGGCGGCGTTCGCGGCATCCACCTCGCGCATCCGCCTCGGCCAGATGTGCACGTGCGTCGCCTACCGCAACCCCGCCTACCTCGCGAAGGTCGCGGCGACCGTCGACCTCATCTCGAACGGGCGGCTCGAGATGGGCATCGGCGCGGGCTGGTACGAGCACGAGTGGCGCGCCTACGGCTACGGGTTCCCGGATGCGCCTGCCCGGCTCCGCGCGCTCCGCGAGGGCGTCGAGGTCATGCACCAGGCGTGGACGACGGGCACGGCGACCCTCGACGGCGAGTTCTGGCAGGTCGACGGCGCGATCGTCGAGCCGCGCCCGCTGCAGGAGGGCGGCATCCCGTTCTGGGTCGCCGGCGGTGGCGAGAAGGTGACGCTCAAGATAGCGGCCCAGTACGCGAAGTACACGAACTTCAACGGCGGCGCCGAGGAGTTCGCGCGCAAGAGCGAGATCCTCCGCGGGCACTGCGAGAAGCTCGGCACCGACTTCGACGCGATCACGCGCTCGAGCAACTTCAACACGATCATCGCCGAGACGCCCGTCGAGGTTCAGCGCAAGGTCGACGCCTACGAGGCCCGCCTCGCGACGCACATCGGCGACGCGAAGGCCGCCGAGATCGTGTCGCAGTACCGCGGCGTCGACTCGAAGGAGGGCATCGCGGGCACGCCCGACGAGGTCATCGAGGTGCTGCGCGAGCGTCAGGAGCTGGGCCTCGGCTACAGCATCCACTACTTCCCCGACTCGGCGTACGACCGCTCCGGCGTCGAGCTCTTCGAGAAGACGGTGATCCCGGCGCTCTCGTAA
- a CDS encoding ABC transporter ATP-binding protein, whose translation MLEIRDVSKSYGTRRVLTDVSFDVAPGRMTGFVGGNGAGKTTTMRIVLGVLEPDAGTVTLDGAPLGTTGRRRFGYMPEERGLYPKMKLAEQLIYLARLHGLTPADAKRSTDELLARLSLTERANDNIEKLSLGNQQRAQIAAALVHEPDVLMLDEPFSGLDPMAVDVVAEVLAERAHQGIPVLFSSHQLDIVERLCDDLVIIADGTIRAAGPREELRAQHATLRYQLQTDADAGWVREQAGIAVIEADGGYALFDAETPEAAQRVLEAAVARGGVSDFARQHPTLSQIFKEVVR comes from the coding sequence GTGCTCGAGATCCGAGACGTCAGCAAGAGCTACGGCACGCGACGCGTGCTGACCGACGTCAGCTTCGACGTCGCCCCCGGCCGGATGACCGGGTTCGTGGGCGGCAACGGGGCGGGCAAGACGACGACCATGCGCATCGTGCTCGGCGTGCTCGAGCCGGATGCCGGCACCGTCACGCTCGACGGCGCGCCGCTCGGCACCACCGGTCGCCGCCGCTTCGGCTACATGCCCGAGGAGCGCGGCCTCTACCCGAAGATGAAGCTCGCCGAGCAGCTCATCTACCTCGCGCGCCTGCACGGCCTCACGCCCGCCGACGCGAAGCGCAGCACCGACGAGCTGCTCGCACGCCTCTCGCTCACCGAGCGCGCCAACGACAACATCGAGAAGCTCTCGCTCGGCAACCAGCAGCGCGCCCAGATCGCGGCGGCGCTCGTACACGAGCCCGACGTGCTCATGCTCGACGAGCCGTTCAGCGGGCTCGACCCGATGGCGGTCGACGTCGTCGCCGAGGTGCTCGCGGAGCGCGCCCACCAGGGCATCCCCGTGCTGTTCTCGAGCCACCAGCTCGACATCGTCGAGCGCCTGTGCGACGACCTCGTCATCATCGCCGACGGCACGATCCGCGCCGCCGGCCCGCGGGAAGAGCTGCGCGCGCAGCACGCCACCCTCCGCTACCAGCTGCAGACCGACGCGGATGCCGGATGGGTGCGCGAGCAGGCGGGCATCGCCGTGATCGAGGCCGACGGCGGCTACGCCCTCTTCGACGCGGAGACGCCCGAGGCGGCGCAGCGCGTTCTCGAGGCGGCCGTCGCGCGAGGCGGGGTCTCCGACTTCGCGAGGCAGCATCCGACCCTCTCCCAGATCTTCAAGGAGGTCGTGCGATGA
- a CDS encoding MerR family DNA-binding transcriptional regulator → MATREPVRIGELSERLGIPIKTLRRLADAGRIPSERSPGGHRMFDPHAVASSLSGALPQPEIVPARTPDWRGSRSLDGLDEALVWGAAAEALHLDRYEEGVRIATYAFTEMLNNAIDHSGGTTSEVAVWSSPQEIAFRVADDGRGAFAHLRAGLALERDLDAAAELTKGKRTTWSERHTGEGIFFTSKAVGVFRISANGFRLTIDNERGDVALGISTVRTGTMVEASIPIPPPRTLRAVFAEFADDDRGFSRSRPTVKLFGSGVTFVSRSEARRLMEGMEPFADIDIDFGGVEDVGQGFVDEIMRVWPSQHPGVGLHPINMNEAVEFMVRRAARRLDG, encoded by the coding sequence ATGGCGACGCGCGAGCCGGTACGCATCGGCGAACTGAGCGAACGCCTCGGAATCCCGATCAAGACCCTCCGGCGACTCGCGGACGCGGGGAGGATCCCCTCCGAACGAAGCCCGGGCGGCCATCGGATGTTCGATCCGCATGCCGTCGCCTCCTCGCTCAGCGGTGCGCTTCCCCAACCGGAGATCGTGCCCGCGCGTACGCCCGACTGGCGTGGGTCGCGGAGTCTCGATGGCCTCGACGAGGCCTTGGTCTGGGGAGCGGCTGCCGAGGCGCTCCACCTCGACCGCTACGAGGAGGGCGTCCGGATCGCGACCTACGCCTTCACCGAGATGCTCAACAACGCGATCGACCACAGCGGCGGCACGACGTCCGAGGTCGCCGTGTGGTCGTCTCCTCAAGAGATCGCGTTCCGCGTCGCCGACGACGGGAGAGGCGCCTTCGCCCACCTTCGGGCCGGGCTCGCCCTGGAGCGCGACCTCGACGCAGCCGCGGAGCTCACGAAGGGCAAGCGCACCACCTGGAGCGAGAGGCACACCGGCGAAGGCATCTTCTTCACCTCGAAGGCTGTCGGCGTTTTCCGCATCTCCGCAAACGGCTTCAGGCTCACCATCGACAACGAGCGGGGCGACGTCGCGCTGGGTATCTCGACCGTTCGGACGGGGACGATGGTCGAGGCGAGCATCCCGATCCCCCCTCCCAGGACGCTCCGTGCGGTGTTCGCCGAGTTCGCCGACGACGATCGGGGATTCAGTCGGAGTCGCCCCACGGTCAAGCTCTTCGGGTCCGGTGTGACGTTCGTCTCCCGCTCCGAAGCACGACGACTCATGGAAGGCATGGAACCCTTCGCCGACATCGACATCGATTTCGGCGGAGTCGAGGATGTGGGCCAGGGTTTCGTCGACGAGATCATGCGCGTCTGGCCGTCGCAGCACCCCGGCGTCGGATTGCACCCCATCAATATGAACGAGGCCGTGGAGTTCATGGTGCGACGGGCTGCGCGTAGGCTCGACGGGTGA
- the acs gene encoding acetate--CoA ligase, with protein MTDAPIRELLVETRAYAPPPELAATSNVAPDAWARAAEDPDAFWVEAARRLTWATPFTRGLDWTPALADDGTLQPPRAEWFADGTLNVAVNCVDRHVDAGLGDKVALHWEGEPGDTRSLTFGELQREVAKAAHALTELGIRTGDRVVIYLPVLLETIIVTLAIARIGAIHSLVFGGFSADALRFRVEDTRAKLLVTTDGQFRRGKAVPVKGNADAAVAGLDHVEHVLVVRRTGSDIAWTEGRDVWWHDVVDRQPDTHEAEAFPAETPLFIIYTSGTTGKPKGLVHTSGGYLTQASWTHWAAFDAKPDDVHWCTADLAWVTAHTYEIYGPLSNATTQVIYEGTPDTPRPTRHFEIIERYGVTVYYTAPTLVRTLMTWFPDGVPAEHDLSSIRLLGSVGEAINPEAWVWFRDNIGAGTAPIVDTWWQSETGAAIMAPIPGLSTIKPGSATKALPGLSTLVVDEQGDPVPPGAGGYLVIPHPFPSLARTVWGDPQRYLDSYWRRFADRGYFFSGDGAKADADGDVWLLGRVDDVINVSGHRLSTIEIESALVAHPLVGEAGVTGADDAVTGEAIVAFVIPSREVGPDAVAELRAHVATAIGPIAKPRDIHLVPELPKTRSGKIMRRLLRDIVDGRPLGDTTSLQNPGGPARIAELLASR; from the coding sequence GTGACTGACGCGCCGATTCGAGAACTGCTGGTGGAGACGCGGGCCTACGCGCCCCCGCCCGAGCTCGCGGCGACGTCGAACGTGGCCCCGGATGCGTGGGCGCGCGCCGCCGAGGACCCGGATGCCTTCTGGGTCGAGGCCGCCCGCCGCCTCACCTGGGCGACCCCGTTCACGCGCGGCCTCGACTGGACCCCCGCCCTCGCCGACGACGGCACCCTGCAGCCGCCGCGCGCCGAGTGGTTCGCCGACGGCACCCTCAACGTCGCCGTGAACTGCGTCGACCGTCACGTCGACGCGGGGCTCGGCGACAAGGTCGCGCTGCACTGGGAGGGCGAGCCGGGCGACACCCGCAGCCTCACCTTCGGCGAGCTGCAGCGGGAGGTCGCGAAGGCGGCGCACGCGCTCACCGAGCTCGGCATCCGCACGGGCGACCGCGTGGTCATCTACCTGCCGGTGCTGCTCGAGACGATCATCGTGACGCTCGCGATCGCCCGCATCGGCGCCATCCACTCGCTCGTGTTCGGCGGGTTCTCGGCCGACGCCCTGCGTTTCCGCGTCGAGGACACGCGCGCGAAGCTGCTCGTGACGACCGACGGCCAGTTCCGCCGCGGCAAGGCCGTGCCCGTGAAGGGCAACGCGGACGCCGCGGTCGCGGGCCTCGACCACGTCGAGCACGTGCTCGTCGTGCGTCGCACGGGCAGCGACATCGCCTGGACCGAGGGCCGCGACGTGTGGTGGCACGACGTCGTCGACCGCCAGCCCGACACCCACGAGGCGGAGGCGTTCCCCGCCGAGACGCCGCTCTTCATCATCTACACCTCCGGCACGACGGGGAAGCCGAAGGGCCTCGTGCACACGAGCGGCGGCTATCTCACGCAGGCGTCGTGGACGCATTGGGCGGCGTTCGACGCGAAGCCCGACGACGTGCACTGGTGCACGGCCGACCTCGCGTGGGTCACCGCGCACACTTACGAGATCTACGGCCCGCTCAGTAACGCCACGACGCAGGTGATCTACGAGGGCACGCCCGACACCCCGCGGCCGACGCGTCACTTCGAGATCATCGAGCGCTACGGCGTCACCGTCTACTACACGGCCCCCACGCTCGTGCGCACCCTCATGACGTGGTTCCCGGATGGCGTGCCCGCTGAGCACGACCTCTCGAGCATCCGGCTGCTGGGCTCGGTCGGCGAGGCGATCAACCCCGAGGCGTGGGTGTGGTTCCGCGACAACATCGGGGCCGGCACGGCGCCGATCGTCGACACGTGGTGGCAGTCGGAGACGGGCGCGGCGATCATGGCGCCCATCCCGGGCCTCTCGACGATCAAGCCGGGCTCGGCCACCAAGGCGCTCCCGGGTCTCTCGACGCTCGTCGTCGACGAGCAGGGCGACCCCGTGCCCCCGGGGGCGGGCGGCTACCTCGTGATCCCGCATCCCTTCCCCTCGCTCGCGCGCACCGTGTGGGGCGACCCGCAGCGCTACCTCGACTCGTATTGGCGGCGCTTCGCCGACCGGGGCTACTTCTTCTCGGGCGACGGCGCGAAAGCCGACGCCGACGGCGACGTCTGGCTGCTCGGCCGCGTCGACGACGTCATCAACGTGTCGGGCCACCGCCTCTCGACGATCGAGATCGAGTCGGCGCTCGTGGCCCATCCGCTCGTCGGCGAGGCCGGCGTGACGGGTGCTGACGATGCCGTCACGGGCGAGGCGATCGTCGCGTTCGTGATCCCCTCGCGCGAGGTGGGGCCGGATGCCGTGGCCGAGCTGCGCGCGCACGTCGCGACCGCGATCGGCCCGATCGCGAAGCCGCGCGACATCCACCTCGTGCCCGAGCTGCCGAAGACCCGCTCGGGCAAGATCATGCGCCGCCTGCTGCGCGACATCGTCGACGGCCGCCCGCTCGGCGACACCACGAGCCTGCAGAACCCGGGCGGCCCGGCGCGCATCGCGGAGCTGCTCGCGAGCCGCTGA